Proteins from a genomic interval of Eulemur rufifrons isolate Redbay chromosome 10, OSU_ERuf_1, whole genome shotgun sequence:
- the GDF9 gene encoding growth/differentiation factor 9 has translation MALSSKFLLWFCCSAWLCVPSSLGSRASRGEAQIAARAELESEAEPWSSPRPADGRDGSGLPPPLLKVLSDGRGGAPRLQPDSRALRYMKKLYKAYATKDGIPKSNGSHLYNTVRLFTPCAQHKQAPGDQVTGAFPSVDLLFNLDRVTAVEHPLKSVLLYTVNNSVSFPSAVSCACDLVIKEPKSSGTSLPGAAHSFTFHSRFELGTKHKWVEVDVTAVLQPLLASNRQIHMAASFTCSRAGRQRAPAREGPADVAVPVPPSLILYLNDTGARARPSRGPARPSRLPACPGGQGAAAGGRFSRHRRGQEPAVSELKKAPVPAPLNLSEYLRQFAFPQNECELHDFRLSFRQLKWDTWIVAPHRYNPRFCKGDCPKAAGHRYGSRAHTTVQNIIHETLDPSVPRPSCVPAEYGPLSLLTVEPDGSVAYKEYEDMIATKCTCR, from the exons ATGGCACTTTCCAGCAAATTCCTCCTTTGGTTTTGCTGTTCTGCCTGGCTGTGTGTTCCTAGTAGTCTTGGTTCTCGGGCTTCTAGGGGAGAAGCTCAGATTGCAGCTCGTGCTGAGTTGGAATCTGAGGCTGAGCCTTGGTCCTCGCCGCGGCCTGCAGATGGGAGAGACGGGTctggcctccctccccctcttctcAAAGTCCTGTCTGATGGGCGAGGTGGGGCACCTAGGCTCCAGCCAGACTCCAGAGCCTTGCGCTACATGAAGAAGCTCTATAAGGCATATGCCACTAAGGACGGGATTCCCAAATCCAACGGAAGTCACCTCTACAATACTGTCCGGCTCTTCACCCCCTGTGCCCAGCACAAGCAGGCGCCTGGAGACCAGGTGACAG GAGCGTTCCCGTCGGTGGACCTGCTGTTTAACCTGGATCGTGTTACTGCTGTGGAACACCCGCTCAAGTCAGTCTTGCTGTACACCGTCAACAACTCAGTTTCCTTTCCCTCTGCTGTTAGCTGTGCGTGCGACCTGGTGATAAAGGAGCCAAAGTCTTCTGGCACGAGTCTCCCTGGAGCTGCGCACTCCTTCACCTTTCACTCACGGTTTGAACTTGGCACGAAGCACAAATGGGTTGAGGTTGATGTGACCGCCGTCCTCCAGCCCCTGCTGGCCTCCAACAGGCAGATTCACATGGCGGCAAGTTTCACGTGCTCGAGAGCCGGGCGGCAGCGGGCCCCGGCCCGGGAGGGCCCGGCCGACGTGGCTGTGCCGGTGCCGCCCTCGCTGATCCTGTACCTGAACGACACAGGTGCCCGGGCGCGGCCCTCGCGGGGTCCTGCCCGGCCGAGCCGCCTGCCCGCCTGTCCCGGGGGGCAGGGGGCCGCCGCGGGTGGCAGATTTTCCCGGCACCGCAGAGGTCAGGAGCCCGCCGTGTCCGAGCTGAAGAAAGCCCCGGTTCCCGCCCCCCTCAACCTGAGCGAGTACTTGCGACAGTTCGCGTTTCCGCAGAACGAGTGCGAGCTCCACGACTTCAGACTCAGCTTCCGGCAGCTGAAGTGGGACACCTGGATCGTGGCCCCGCACAGGTACAACCCTCGGTTCTGCAAAGGGGACTGCCCGAAGGCCGCGGGCCACCGCTACGGCTCCCGGGCCCACACCACGGTGCAGAACATCATCCACGAGACGCTCGACCCCTCGGTGCCCAGGCCCTCGTGCGTGCCGGCCGAGTACGGCCCCCTGAGCCTGCTGACCGTCGAGCCCGACGGCTCCGTTGCCTATAAAGAGTACGAAGACATGATAGCGACCAAGTGCACCTGTCGTTAA